One window from the genome of Pseudoliparis swirei isolate HS2019 ecotype Mariana Trench chromosome 24, NWPU_hadal_v1, whole genome shotgun sequence encodes:
- the LOC130190446 gene encoding bMERB domain-containing protein 1-like produces MEEKQGSSHQYGSLERTEWSRGTSQPEDDVVSMADSTITTDDIEGELFKIDRIRDVLVRRESELRYMMDDIQLCKEITRLKRELQKLVSIPDNDKSGDDRQKEEELLQQIHKLVETRDFLVDDVEFERLREKEEDKEMADFLNSKFPRNMKKKGVPTRRAPSRAQPAPSPFGKTGLTLLKDCCGFTCSIL; encoded by the exons ATGGAGGAGAAGCAGGGATCTTCTCACCAGTACGGTTCACTGGAGCGCACTGAATGGAGCAGAGGCACCAGCCAACCAG aGGACGATGTGGTGTCCATGGCGGactccaccatcaccacggACGACATTGAGGGGGAGCTTTTTAAGATCGACAGGATCAGGGACGTCCTGGTCAGGAGGGAGTCCGAGCTCAGATACAT GATGGACGACATCCAGCTGTGCAAGGAGATCACTCGTCTGAAGAGAGAGCTGCAGAAGTTAGTGTCCATACCAG ATAATGACAAGTCCGGCGACGACcggcagaaggaggaagaactGCTGCAGCAGATCCACAAGCTGGTCGAGACCAGGGATTTCCTGGTGGACGACGTGGAGTTTGAGCGACTCAG ggagaaagaagaagataaagaaatGGCAGATTTTCTGAACTCCAAATTCCcaagaaatatgaagaaaaaag GTGTTCCGACCAGACGGGCTCCATCCAGGGCTCAGCCGGCCCCCTCTCCCTTTGGCAAGACGGGCCTCACCCTGCTGAAGGATTGCTGTGGCTTCACATGCTCCATCTTGTAG